The following proteins are encoded in a genomic region of Bradyrhizobium sp. SK17:
- a CDS encoding TetR/AcrR family transcriptional regulator — protein sequence MVRKPAKSNIKSDLKAASTRKPNMREAILAAAEELFSTYGFNAVSVRDIAQAAGANPGSVTYHFKTKDGLLLEIYRRHCGPMNRRRSELLAAARRVRDLQDRLEAIVRAYVLPAFTSGSDLAGGGTRFTRLRAIMSAEGNEVVRKIIAQTFDDTSHAFIDAIHDSLPHIPRTDLVWRGHFLLGALYYTLVTPERVSRLSRGRADGTDAGHAIEELVRATVAAFQAAPLDPAPPRKVPGATPGRALT from the coding sequence ATGGTCCGCAAGCCCGCCAAATCCAACATCAAGTCCGACCTGAAGGCCGCCAGCACCCGCAAGCCGAACATGCGCGAGGCGATCCTCGCCGCGGCGGAAGAGTTGTTCTCGACCTATGGCTTCAACGCCGTCTCGGTGCGCGACATCGCGCAGGCCGCCGGCGCCAATCCCGGCAGCGTGACCTATCATTTCAAGACCAAGGACGGCCTGCTGCTGGAGATCTACCGGCGGCATTGCGGACCGATGAACCGGCGCCGCTCCGAACTGCTGGCGGCGGCACGGCGGGTGCGCGACTTGCAGGACCGGCTGGAAGCGATCGTACGCGCCTATGTGTTGCCGGCCTTCACCTCGGGCAGCGACCTTGCCGGCGGCGGGACGCGGTTCACGCGGTTGCGCGCGATCATGTCGGCCGAGGGCAACGAGGTGGTGCGCAAGATCATCGCGCAGACCTTCGACGACACCAGCCACGCCTTCATCGACGCGATCCACGACAGCCTGCCGCATATTCCGCGCACCGACCTGGTCTGGCGCGGCCACTTCCTGCTCGGCGCGCTGTATTACACGCTGGTGACGCCGGAGCGCGTCTCGCGCCTGTCACGCGGCCGCGCCGACGGCACCGATGCCGGCCACGCCATCGAGGAACTGGTGCGCGCGACCGTCGCCGCGTTCCAGGCCGCGCCGCTCGATCCGGCGCCGCCGCGCAAGGTGCCGGGCGCAACGCCGGGACGAGCGCTGACCTGA
- the kdgD gene encoding 5-dehydro-4-deoxyglucarate dehydratase, protein MSKMTPREMAAKIGGGLLSFPVTPFKPDYSFDEATYRANMDWLCGYDVAGLFAAGGTGEFFSLTPAEIPHVVKIAVEETKGRVPVLAGTGYGTAIAREIAVGAEKAGADGLLLLPPYLTHAEQDGLAAHVETVCSSVKIGVIVYNRDNAILQPDTLARLCERCPNLVGYKDGIGDIELMTRVHTKLGDRLTYIGGLPTAETFALPYLDMGVTTYSSAVFNFVPEFATQFYAAVRRRDHQTIHAALKDFILPLIAIRNRKKGYAVSIIKAGMKVIGRDSGPVRPPLTDLTEQEIAELAALVAKLPQAATQQAAE, encoded by the coding sequence ATGAGCAAGATGACCCCTCGGGAGATGGCCGCGAAGATCGGTGGCGGCCTCCTGTCTTTTCCCGTGACCCCGTTCAAGCCGGACTATTCGTTCGACGAGGCGACCTATCGCGCCAATATGGACTGGCTGTGCGGCTATGACGTCGCCGGCCTGTTCGCCGCCGGCGGCACCGGCGAATTCTTCTCGCTGACTCCCGCTGAAATCCCGCACGTCGTGAAGATTGCCGTCGAGGAGACCAAGGGCCGCGTTCCGGTGCTCGCGGGCACCGGCTACGGCACCGCGATCGCGCGCGAGATCGCCGTTGGTGCAGAGAAAGCCGGCGCCGATGGCCTTTTGCTGCTGCCGCCCTATCTCACCCATGCCGAACAGGATGGCCTCGCCGCGCACGTCGAGACGGTGTGTTCGTCGGTCAAGATCGGCGTCATCGTCTACAACCGCGACAATGCGATCTTGCAGCCCGACACGCTGGCGCGTCTCTGCGAGCGCTGCCCGAACCTGGTCGGCTACAAGGACGGCATCGGCGACATTGAGCTGATGACCCGCGTTCACACCAAGCTCGGTGATCGCCTGACCTATATCGGCGGCCTGCCGACCGCGGAAACCTTCGCGCTGCCCTATCTCGACATGGGCGTGACGACGTATTCGTCGGCGGTGTTCAACTTCGTGCCGGAATTCGCTACCCAGTTCTACGCCGCGGTGCGCCGGCGCGATCATCAGACCATCCATGCAGCGCTGAAGGATTTCATCCTGCCGCTGATCGCAATACGCAACCGCAAGAAGGGCTATGCGGTGTCGATCATCAAGGCCGGCATGAAGGTGATCGGCCGCGATTCCGGCCCGGTGCGGCCGCCGCTCACCGATCTCACCGAGCAGGAGATCGCCGAGCTCGCAGCACTGGTGGCGAAGCTGCCGCAAGCCGCGACGCAGCAGGCAGCGGAATAA
- a CDS encoding Gfo/Idh/MocA family protein: protein MSDLLRIAIVGFGEIAHRQHMPAIAKTSGAALVAVVDPEKMPPGLPHFRDLQELLRDGPDVDAVALCTPPQVRHAQAAAALAAGKHVLLEKPPGATVAELTPLIAAARQAGRTLFASWHSRFAPAIGAARQLLAGRTISKVSIIWKEDVRVWHPGQAWIFEAGGFGVFDPGINALSILTEILPRPLFVRSAVLDFPSNRAAPIAAEIELADASGLAIHVEFDFRQTGSPNWDILCETEAGPVKLSKGGRQLRDGNTPVVDATDEEYPALYRRFVTLTAEGKSDVDLTPLQLVADSFMLGRRRLVEAFED, encoded by the coding sequence ATGAGCGACCTGCTTCGCATTGCCATCGTCGGTTTCGGCGAGATCGCTCACAGGCAGCATATGCCCGCGATTGCCAAGACCTCCGGCGCGGCATTGGTCGCGGTGGTGGATCCCGAAAAGATGCCGCCCGGCCTGCCGCATTTCCGTGATTTGCAGGAGCTGCTGCGCGACGGCCCTGACGTCGATGCCGTCGCGCTATGTACGCCGCCGCAGGTGCGTCATGCGCAGGCGGCTGCCGCACTCGCCGCCGGCAAGCATGTGCTGCTGGAGAAGCCGCCGGGCGCCACCGTTGCCGAACTCACGCCACTGATCGCAGCGGCGCGTCAGGCAGGCCGGACCTTGTTTGCGAGCTGGCATTCGCGCTTTGCGCCCGCGATCGGGGCGGCGCGACAACTGCTCGCAGGCCGCACCATCAGCAAGGTCTCCATCATCTGGAAAGAAGACGTCCGGGTCTGGCATCCGGGCCAGGCCTGGATCTTCGAGGCGGGTGGCTTCGGCGTGTTCGATCCTGGCATCAACGCGCTGTCGATCCTCACCGAGATCCTGCCGCGACCGCTCTTCGTCAGGAGCGCGGTGCTGGACTTCCCTTCCAATCGGGCGGCGCCGATTGCAGCCGAGATCGAACTCGCCGATGCAAGCGGCCTGGCGATTCATGTGGAATTCGACTTCCGCCAGACCGGCTCGCCGAACTGGGACATCCTGTGCGAGACCGAGGCCGGGCCCGTCAAACTGTCGAAGGGTGGCAGGCAACTGCGCGATGGCAACACGCCGGTCGTCGACGCCACCGACGAGGAGTATCCCGCGCTCTACCGCCGCTTTGTCACGCTGACGGCGGAAGGCAAATCGGATGTCGACCTCACGCCCTTGCAGCTCGTTGCCGATAGCTTCATGCTGGGCCGGCGACGCCTCGTCGAGGCGTTCGAGGACTGA
- a CDS encoding histone deacetylase family protein — protein sequence MKAVYSDLHRSHDPQFFLVRGVVQRTTEQPERADRLLAGLKAGSHRLIEPTKFGQGPRARVHSPEYLGFLEGAWDEWLALGNAGPEMIANIHPVRNAGTYPAHIVGKLGWHTVDTAAPIGPGTWAGACASSDVAVTAAQMVLDGEDAVYALCRPPGHHAYRDLAGGFCFLNNSAIAAEHLRQKHERVAILDVDVHHGNGTQGIFYERGDVFTVSIHADPSFFYPFVWGYAHERGAGPGLGTNLNIPLAKGTGDDDYMKALAAAEKAIRSFAPTALVVALGLDASEKDPLAGLAVTTDGFRRIGEALARFGLPTVLVQEGGYLSDILGANLTAVLGGFEAAR from the coding sequence GTGAAGGCCGTCTATAGCGATCTGCACCGCAGCCATGATCCGCAATTCTTCCTGGTCCGCGGCGTGGTCCAGCGCACCACCGAGCAGCCCGAGCGCGCCGATCGCCTGCTGGCGGGTCTGAAGGCCGGCAGCCACAGGCTGATCGAGCCGACCAAGTTCGGGCAGGGGCCGCGGGCGCGCGTGCACAGTCCGGAATATCTTGGCTTCCTCGAGGGCGCCTGGGACGAATGGTTGGCGCTCGGCAATGCCGGACCCGAGATGATCGCGAACATCCACCCGGTGCGTAATGCCGGCACCTATCCGGCCCATATCGTCGGCAAGCTCGGCTGGCACACCGTCGACACCGCGGCCCCGATCGGTCCCGGCACCTGGGCCGGCGCCTGCGCCTCGAGCGACGTCGCGGTCACCGCCGCGCAGATGGTGCTCGACGGCGAGGACGCCGTCTACGCGCTGTGCCGTCCGCCCGGCCACCATGCCTATCGCGACCTCGCCGGCGGCTTCTGTTTCCTCAACAACAGCGCGATCGCGGCCGAGCATCTGCGCCAGAAGCATGAGCGCGTCGCGATCCTCGACGTCGATGTGCATCACGGCAACGGCACGCAGGGCATCTTCTACGAGCGGGGCGACGTCTTCACCGTCTCGATCCACGCCGATCCGTCGTTCTTCTATCCCTTCGTCTGGGGCTATGCACATGAGCGCGGCGCTGGGCCTGGCCTTGGCACCAATCTCAACATTCCCCTGGCCAAGGGCACCGGCGACGACGACTACATGAAGGCGCTGGCGGCGGCCGAGAAGGCGATCCGGTCGTTCGCGCCGACCGCGCTGGTGGTTGCGCTCGGCCTCGATGCCTCCGAGAAGGACCCGCTCGCGGGCCTCGCCGTCACCACCGACGGTTTTCGCCGGATCGGCGAGGCGCTGGCCCGGTTCGGCCTGCCGACGGTGCTGGTGCAGGAGGGCGGCTATCTCTCCGATATCCTTGGCGCCAATCTGACCGCGGTGTTGGGCGGCTTCGAAGCCGCCCGTTAA
- a CDS encoding aldose epimerase family protein: MTSGGIERGPFGRLPDGTVVERVTLRGAHGFEATIIPFGAALQALVTPDREGHCDDIVLSHDDLDGYLAQRKFFGATIGRYANRIAGARFVLDGETVRLDANNGPNALHGGLQGFDRKLWRIVELSDDPGPALVLERESPHGEEGYPGNLAARVTYRVRNPMELSITYEATTDRPTCLNLTNHSFFNLDGARAERQILDHRLTIASDHFLAVDATAIPLAGPPRPVDGTPFDFREPTAIGARIRADDEQLRLGRGYDHNFCLALGMSLRFAARLEAPRSGRVMELLTDQPGLQFYSGNFLDGSTAGKGERLYRQSDALCLEPQAWPDTPNRADFPSARLDPGQTYRRSIVYRFSTIGAPP, translated from the coding sequence ATGACATCAGGTGGAATTGAGCGCGGGCCCTTCGGCAGATTGCCCGACGGCACCGTGGTCGAGCGTGTGACGCTGCGCGGCGCGCATGGCTTCGAAGCCACCATCATCCCCTTCGGTGCGGCGCTGCAAGCGCTGGTGACGCCCGATCGCGAAGGGCATTGCGACGACATCGTGCTTAGCCACGACGATCTCGATGGCTATCTCGCGCAGCGCAAGTTCTTTGGCGCGACCATCGGACGCTATGCCAACCGGATCGCCGGCGCGCGCTTCGTGCTCGATGGCGAGACGGTGAGGCTCGACGCCAATAACGGCCCGAACGCGCTGCATGGCGGGCTACAGGGTTTTGACCGCAAGCTGTGGCGGATCGTCGAACTATCGGATGATCCGGGGCCCGCGCTGGTGCTGGAGCGCGAAAGCCCGCATGGCGAGGAGGGCTATCCCGGCAATCTCGCGGCCCGCGTGACCTATCGCGTGCGCAACCCGATGGAGCTTTCGATCACGTATGAGGCAACGACCGACCGGCCGACCTGCCTCAACCTCACCAATCACAGCTTCTTCAATCTCGACGGCGCGCGTGCCGAACGGCAGATCCTCGATCACCGGCTGACCATCGCCTCGGATCATTTCCTCGCTGTTGACGCCACGGCGATCCCGCTCGCCGGGCCGCCGCGGCCGGTCGACGGCACGCCGTTCGACTTCCGCGAGCCCACCGCCATCGGCGCACGGATCAGAGCCGATGACGAGCAGCTCCGGCTCGGGCGCGGCTATGACCACAATTTCTGTCTCGCCTTGGGGATGAGCCTGCGCTTCGCCGCGCGCCTCGAGGCGCCACGTAGCGGCCGCGTGATGGAGCTGCTCACCGATCAGCCGGGATTGCAGTTCTATTCCGGCAATTTCCTCGATGGCTCGACCGCCGGCAAGGGCGAGCGGCTGTACCGGCAATCCGATGCGCTCTGCCTTGAGCCGCAGGCCTGGCCCGACACGCCGAACCGGGCTGATTTTCCGTCCGCTCGGCTCGATCCCGGGCAGACCTACCGGCGCAGCATCGTCTATCGTTTCTCGACGATTGGAGCACCGCCATGA
- a CDS encoding SMP-30/gluconolactonase/LRE family protein, giving the protein MDEVPTSVLSAERCHLGEGPTYDAATDTAWWFDIRERRLFEHRFAVGRTEIHALPNMASALARIDDDRQLIVTDDGLYVRQVADGRLELFAALEADNPATRSNDSRVHPSGTFWIGTMGRQAEQGAGAIHALHRGRITRLYPDITIPNAICFSPGGDVGYFADTATNVLYRVPLDAATGLPVGEPAVLIRHRGAGGIDGAVVDADGLIWNARWGGGCIDVYDPSGKHLRSLRVPASQSSCPAFVGRDFSRVLVTSAWQDMDEAQRAADPGHGKTFLLDAAARGRAEPDVRLS; this is encoded by the coding sequence ATGGATGAGGTGCCGACCTCGGTGTTGTCGGCCGAGCGCTGCCATCTCGGCGAGGGGCCGACCTATGATGCTGCGACCGACACCGCCTGGTGGTTCGACATCCGCGAGCGACGGCTGTTCGAGCATCGCTTCGCCGTCGGACGCACTGAAATCCACGCCCTGCCGAACATGGCGAGCGCGTTGGCGCGGATCGACGATGACCGGCAACTGATCGTCACCGACGACGGGCTCTATGTGCGACAGGTCGCCGATGGCCGCCTGGAATTGTTCGCCGCGCTGGAAGCCGACAACCCGGCGACGCGTTCCAACGATTCGCGCGTGCATCCGTCGGGTACGTTCTGGATCGGCACCATGGGCCGCCAGGCCGAACAGGGAGCGGGCGCGATCCATGCCTTGCATCGCGGCCGCATCACCAGGCTTTATCCCGACATCACGATCCCGAACGCGATCTGCTTTTCGCCGGGCGGCGACGTCGGCTACTTCGCCGACACCGCGACCAATGTGCTGTATCGGGTGCCGCTCGATGCCGCGACCGGACTGCCGGTCGGCGAACCCGCCGTCCTGATCCGGCATCGCGGCGCTGGCGGGATCGACGGCGCGGTCGTCGATGCCGATGGGTTGATCTGGAACGCGCGCTGGGGCGGCGGCTGCATCGACGTCTACGATCCTTCAGGCAAGCATCTGCGCTCGCTCCGCGTGCCGGCGAGCCAGTCGAGCTGCCCGGCCTTTGTCGGCCGCGATTTCTCGCGCGTGCTGGTCACCTCGGCCTGGCAGGACATGGACGAAGCGCAGCGCGCCGCCGATCCCGGGCATGGCAAGACTTTCCTGCTCGATGCCGCTGCGCGCGGCCGCGCGGAGCCCGATGTCAGGCTTTCCTGA
- a CDS encoding ABC transporter substrate-binding protein — protein sequence MEKLRLRTVLGNHPHIEAVKRGELRSDLFDLDFVEFTPTNAAFKPMVREQAFDVCEMAIVTYLMARAHGKPLVLLPAAMVGRFQHGHALCRADRGAITPADLEGKRVGIRSFTTTTGAWMRGILANDHGVNLDSIDWVTFEDPHVAEYVDHTERAPKGSTIIQMLKDGELDAVLGETSNDPTLKPLFADPAAEAARWYARHGVVPVNHLVVVTKQLATARPDVVRGLYDLLKRAKTEAGPTGAPDMLPFGVAANRRPLEMMIDYCAQQALIPRHVTVDELFDATTRDFN from the coding sequence ATGGAAAAACTTCGGCTGCGCACGGTGCTTGGCAATCACCCGCACATCGAGGCGGTGAAGCGCGGTGAGCTGCGCTCCGACCTGTTCGATCTCGACTTCGTCGAGTTCACGCCCACCAACGCCGCGTTCAAGCCGATGGTGCGCGAGCAGGCCTTCGACGTCTGCGAGATGGCGATCGTGACCTATCTGATGGCAAGGGCGCACGGCAAGCCGCTGGTGCTGTTGCCGGCGGCGATGGTCGGCCGCTTCCAGCATGGCCATGCGCTTTGCCGTGCCGATCGTGGCGCGATCACGCCGGCGGATCTCGAAGGCAAGCGGGTCGGTATCCGCTCGTTCACGACCACGACCGGGGCCTGGATGCGCGGCATCCTCGCCAATGACCATGGCGTCAACCTCGACAGCATCGATTGGGTCACCTTCGAGGATCCGCATGTCGCCGAATATGTCGACCACACCGAACGTGCGCCGAAGGGCAGCACCATCATCCAAATGCTGAAGGATGGCGAGCTCGACGCCGTGCTGGGCGAGACCTCGAATGACCCGACGCTCAAGCCATTGTTCGCCGATCCGGCCGCGGAGGCGGCGCGGTGGTACGCGCGGCACGGCGTCGTGCCGGTCAATCATCTGGTGGTGGTGACGAAGCAACTCGCGACAGCGCGGCCGGATGTGGTGCGCGGCCTCTACGATCTCCTCAAGCGCGCCAAAACGGAGGCTGGTCCGACGGGTGCGCCGGATATGCTGCCGTTCGGCGTCGCGGCAAACCGCAGACCGCTCGAAATGATGATCGACTATTGCGCGCAACAGGCGCTGATCCCCCGGCACGTCACGGTCGACGAGCTGTTCGACGCCACAACACGGGACTTCAACTGA
- a CDS encoding MFS transporter, translating to MSAIVSAADARRSRVRLLIVTMLFLVTTVNYADRATLSIAGPALSKELHLDPVAMGYVFSAFGWSYVIAQVPCGWLLDRYGSKWVYAISIIVWSIFTAMQGLVGFLSAGAAVVLLFVLRFLVGIAEAPSFPANARIVASWFPSNERGTASAFFNSGQYFATVIFAPLMGWIAHEHGWSHVFYVMGGLGIIMGIVWIKTIYEPKDHPSINEAEFDYIKQGGALVDMDAAKDGKAQDSGPRWDHIRQLLANRMMLGVYIGQYCINTLTYFFLTWFPVYLVKERGLSILQAGFVATLPALCGFIGGVLGGVISDYLLRRTGSLTMARKIPIVGGMLLSMVIIGCNYVDSQALVIGFMALAFFGKGIGALGWAVVSDTSPKEAGGVSGGLFNTFGNLSSITTPIIIGYILAATGSFNGALVFVGANALVAAIAYLFIVGEIKRVQLKAA from the coding sequence ATGAGCGCAATTGTGTCCGCCGCCGACGCGCGGCGATCCCGCGTCCGGCTGCTGATCGTGACGATGCTGTTTCTCGTCACCACCGTGAACTACGCCGATCGCGCCACGCTCTCGATCGCCGGCCCCGCCCTCTCCAAGGAACTGCATCTCGACCCCGTCGCGATGGGTTACGTGTTCTCGGCCTTCGGCTGGTCCTACGTGATCGCCCAGGTGCCGTGTGGCTGGCTGCTCGACCGCTACGGCTCCAAATGGGTCTACGCGATCAGCATCATCGTCTGGTCGATCTTCACCGCGATGCAGGGCCTGGTCGGGTTCCTCTCCGCGGGTGCGGCCGTGGTGCTGCTGTTCGTGCTGCGCTTCCTGGTGGGCATCGCCGAAGCGCCGTCGTTCCCGGCCAATGCCCGGATCGTCGCCTCCTGGTTCCCGAGCAATGAGCGCGGCACCGCGTCGGCCTTTTTCAACTCGGGGCAGTATTTCGCGACCGTGATCTTCGCGCCGCTGATGGGCTGGATCGCGCATGAGCATGGCTGGAGCCATGTGTTCTACGTGATGGGCGGGCTCGGTATCATCATGGGGATCGTCTGGATCAAGACGATCTACGAGCCGAAGGATCATCCTTCGATCAACGAGGCCGAGTTCGACTACATCAAGCAGGGAGGTGCCCTGGTCGACATGGACGCGGCCAAGGACGGCAAGGCGCAGGACAGCGGCCCGCGCTGGGACCACATCCGCCAGTTGCTCGCCAACCGTATGATGCTCGGCGTCTATATCGGCCAGTACTGCATCAACACCCTGACCTACTTTTTCCTGACCTGGTTCCCGGTCTATCTGGTGAAGGAGCGCGGGCTCTCGATCCTGCAGGCCGGCTTCGTCGCGACATTGCCGGCGCTGTGCGGCTTCATCGGCGGCGTGCTCGGCGGCGTGATCTCGGACTACCTGCTGCGCCGCACCGGCTCGCTGACCATGGCGCGCAAGATCCCGATCGTCGGCGGCATGCTGCTGTCGATGGTGATCATCGGCTGCAACTATGTCGACAGCCAGGCGCTGGTGATCGGCTTCATGGCGCTCGCCTTCTTCGGCAAGGGCATCGGCGCGCTCGGCTGGGCCGTGGTCTCCGACACCTCGCCGAAGGAAGCCGGGGGCGTTTCCGGCGGGTTGTTCAATACTTTCGGCAATCTGTCCTCGATCACCACGCCGATCATCATCGGCTACATCCTCGCCGCCACCGGTTCGTTCAACGGCGCGCTGGTGTTCGTCGGCGCCAACGCGCTGGTCGCCGCAATCGCCTATCTCTTCATCGTCGGCGAGATCAAACGGGTGCAACTGAAGGCGGCCTGA
- the gudD gene encoding glucarate dehydratase, with translation MIQDTIRSGFAGAPAVTAMEVIPVAGRDGMLLNLSGAHAPFFTRNLVILTDNSGHTGVGEVPGGEKIRKTLEDARDLVVGQTIGACNNILASMRQTFADRDAGGRGKQTFDLRVTIHAVTAVESALLDLLGQHLNLPVAALLGEGQQRADVETLGYLFFVGDRSKTSLPYVEGETGKPDWFNLRHQVAMTPEAIVRLAEATQAHYGFADFKLKGGVLKGEDEIEAVTAIAKRFPKARVTLDPNGAWSLDEAIRLCSNMHGVLAYAEDPCGAEAGFSGREIMAEFRRATGLPTATNMIATDWRQLSHALRLGAVDIPLADPHFWTMQGSVRVAQTCRDNGLTWGSHSNNHFDISLAMFTHVGAAAPGKVTAIDTHWIWQDGQALTKEPLQIKGGRIAIPDRPGLGIEIDRGAIEAANALYKQHGLGARDDALAMQFLIPGWTFDDKRPCLVR, from the coding sequence ATGATTCAAGACACGATCCGCAGCGGTTTTGCCGGCGCCCCCGCCGTCACGGCGATGGAGGTGATCCCGGTCGCCGGCCGCGACGGCATGCTCCTCAATTTGAGCGGCGCGCATGCGCCGTTCTTCACCCGCAACCTCGTCATCCTCACCGACAACTCCGGCCACACCGGCGTCGGCGAGGTGCCGGGCGGCGAGAAGATCAGGAAGACGCTGGAGGACGCCCGCGACCTCGTCGTCGGCCAGACCATCGGCGCCTGCAATAACATCCTGGCCTCGATGCGCCAGACCTTCGCCGACCGCGACGCCGGCGGCCGCGGCAAGCAGACCTTCGACCTGCGCGTCACCATCCACGCGGTCACCGCGGTGGAGTCGGCGTTGCTCGATTTGCTCGGCCAGCATCTCAATCTGCCGGTCGCGGCCCTGCTCGGCGAAGGCCAGCAGCGCGCCGATGTCGAGACGCTCGGCTATCTCTTCTTCGTCGGCGATCGCAGCAAGACCAGCCTGCCTTACGTCGAGGGCGAGACCGGCAAACCCGACTGGTTCAACCTGCGCCATCAGGTCGCGATGACGCCGGAGGCGATCGTGCGGCTCGCCGAGGCGACGCAGGCGCATTACGGCTTCGCCGATTTCAAGCTAAAGGGCGGCGTGCTCAAGGGCGAGGACGAGATCGAGGCCGTCACCGCGATTGCAAAACGTTTCCCCAAGGCGCGCGTCACGCTCGACCCGAACGGCGCCTGGTCGCTGGATGAAGCGATCCGGCTTTGCAGCAACATGCATGGCGTGCTGGCTTACGCCGAGGATCCCTGCGGCGCCGAGGCCGGCTTCTCCGGCCGCGAGATCATGGCCGAATTCCGCCGCGCCACCGGGCTGCCGACCGCGACCAACATGATCGCGACTGACTGGCGCCAGCTCTCACACGCGCTGCGGCTCGGCGCCGTCGACATTCCACTCGCCGATCCGCATTTCTGGACCATGCAGGGTTCGGTGCGGGTGGCGCAGACCTGCCGCGACAACGGCCTGACCTGGGGCTCGCACTCCAACAACCATTTCGACATTTCGCTGGCGATGTTCACCCATGTCGGCGCCGCAGCGCCCGGCAAGGTCACCGCGATCGACACCCACTGGATCTGGCAGGACGGCCAGGCGTTGACCAAGGAGCCATTGCAGATCAAGGGCGGCAGGATCGCGATCCCGGATCGGCCGGGCCTCGGCATCGAGATCGATCGCGGTGCCATTGAGGCTGCGAACGCGCTATACAAGCAGCATGGGCTCGGCGCCCGCGACGACGCGCTGGCCATGCAGTTCCTGATCCCCGGCTGGACTTTCGACGACAAGCGTCCCTGCCTCGTGCGCTAA
- a CDS encoding LysR substrate-binding domain-containing protein yields the protein MFDLSQLRCFVTVAEELHFGRAAARLNMTQPPLSRQIQVLEHIIDAPLLERTSRSVRLTPAGRSFLPEARRILKLAESASQVARRIALGKTGSLKIGFTAAAAYGFLPDLIAAARSRLPEVDFSLKEMVSGDQFEALTTGQIDAGLLRPPIARPEFASRRVVAEPLLAAIPKKHPLAAAETVSIKDFDDQPFVMYSPYEARYFHDLLVSMFTRADVLPRYVQHLSQIHSILAMVRAGLGVAIVPEAAASLKIADVRLKPLKLRTPVPVELFMVWRRDHENQLLPSLIEIATEIAAPQSHGD from the coding sequence ATGTTCGACCTGAGCCAGCTCCGCTGTTTCGTCACGGTGGCCGAGGAATTGCACTTCGGCCGCGCCGCGGCGCGGCTCAACATGACGCAGCCACCGCTGAGCCGGCAGATCCAGGTGCTCGAGCACATCATCGACGCACCGCTCCTGGAACGCACCAGCCGTTCGGTGCGGCTGACGCCTGCGGGACGCAGCTTCCTGCCCGAGGCGCGGCGCATCCTCAAACTCGCGGAATCCGCCTCGCAGGTCGCGCGCCGCATCGCGCTCGGCAAGACCGGCTCGCTCAAGATCGGCTTCACCGCGGCCGCCGCCTACGGCTTCCTGCCCGACCTGATTGCGGCAGCACGGTCGCGCCTGCCCGAGGTCGATTTTTCCCTGAAGGAGATGGTCTCCGGCGATCAGTTCGAGGCACTCACGACAGGCCAGATCGATGCCGGCCTGCTGCGGCCGCCGATCGCGCGGCCGGAATTCGCCAGCCGGCGCGTCGTCGCCGAGCCGCTGCTCGCCGCGATCCCGAAGAAGCATCCGCTCGCCGCCGCGGAGACCGTCAGCATCAAGGATTTCGACGACCAGCCCTTCGTGATGTATTCGCCCTACGAGGCGCGCTATTTCCACGATCTGCTGGTGTCGATGTTCACCCGCGCCGACGTGCTGCCGCGCTATGTGCAGCATCTCAGCCAGATCCATTCGATCCTCGCGATGGTGCGCGCCGGGCTCGGCGTCGCGATCGTGCCGGAGGCCGCCGCCAGCCTGAAGATCGCGGATGTCCGGCTGAAGCCGCTGAAGCTGCGCACGCCGGTGCCGGTCGAGCTGTTCATGGTGTGGCGGCGCGATCACGAGAACCAGTTGCTGCCGTCATTGATCGAGATCGCAACTGAAATCGCAGCGCCGCAGTCGCACGGCGATTGA